In Nitrospirota bacterium, one genomic interval encodes:
- the galU gene encoding UTP--glucose-1-phosphate uridylyltransferase GalU codes for MSRYDVRKAVLPAAGLGTRFLPATKASPKEMLPLVDKPLIQYAVEEAVASGIEDIIIITGRGKRAIEDHFDRSVELEENLKGSGKAQLLSQMRHISTLANFCYVRQTEALGLGHAVLCAQRLIGDEPFAVILGDEVIDAPVPGLAQLIHAFKKRHGAVLGVQEVPHHEVNRYGIVSPKAISGGLHRVEGLVEKPAPDEAPSDLAVIGRYVLPPDIFSILRKTRPGKNGEIQLTDALRELAKKSPMYALEIQGQRYDAGDKLGFLIATVEFALKNPSLGPEFGEYLRDRIRPSGGRRTTAPRKS; via the coding sequence ATGTCGCGCTACGACGTTCGCAAAGCCGTACTTCCTGCTGCAGGCCTCGGTACTCGCTTCCTCCCCGCGACCAAAGCTTCCCCCAAAGAGATGTTGCCGCTCGTCGACAAGCCGCTGATTCAATATGCCGTGGAAGAAGCGGTCGCCTCCGGAATCGAGGACATTATTATCATCACGGGGCGAGGCAAACGCGCAATCGAGGACCATTTCGACCGATCCGTCGAGTTAGAAGAAAATCTCAAGGGGAGCGGGAAGGCGCAGCTCCTGAGCCAGATGCGCCATATCTCTACGCTCGCAAATTTCTGCTACGTCCGGCAGACGGAAGCCCTCGGCCTCGGCCACGCGGTTCTCTGCGCCCAACGGCTGATCGGTGACGAACCCTTTGCAGTCATACTCGGCGATGAAGTCATCGATGCCCCGGTCCCAGGCCTCGCACAACTCATTCATGCCTTCAAGAAACGACACGGCGCGGTCCTCGGTGTACAGGAAGTACCTCACCATGAAGTCAACCGCTACGGAATCGTATCGCCTAAAGCCATCTCCGGGGGGCTACATCGAGTCGAGGGTCTCGTTGAGAAACCAGCGCCGGACGAAGCCCCGTCCGATCTGGCGGTCATCGGTCGCTATGTGCTGCCGCCTGACATTTTCTCCATTCTTCGAAAAACCAGGCCGGGTAAAAATGGCGAGATCCAATTGACCGACGCACTTCGGGAACTGGCGAAAAAGTCTCCTATGTATGCGCTGGAGATACAGGGGCAGCGCTATGATGCCGGAGACAAGTTGGGATTTCTCATTGCGACCGTTGAATTCGCACTCAAGAATCCCTCTCTGGGGCCGGAGTTCGGTGAATATCTCCGGGATCGAATACGGCCTTCCGGAGGACGCCGCACGACAGCGCCGCGAAAATCCTGA